From Streptomyces sp. NBC_00690, a single genomic window includes:
- a CDS encoding GTPase-associated protein 1-related protein → MNRPGILPQLHYTSAAPGPDGSGFRFTAVSDTVPANLLREIEQLVGYEPPPDAPSRPSAGELAAFPTAFTHSTLSDGSRLLCHSVYTGADYSGRYGNFHAHAVWLPSGAPVPGGRLPVELWHSPSWASATPATGRPDPLPELRPGQHLDRTGLTAFAVSRADRLPAFLADVRTLLTVPDAPQLILAEAEPHDVMQWVALASAVLPRELVTTLTFTSYTRRPLQATQQIIGIRPEPGSGQHIGNDHRYRVYDVSSPQPPAAVDDPWAAVAARIWRAGLPQLFASAAALPVERAADGPFDHARLAAVAAAECVALDSMSRAGAARWAHRHGQGEDADFWGPLLVTIAEGGGGRTSAEWLALRPLSARFARITGHPAVGVLRDDLRTALADLAGHPLDLVLALLDLADALAVPTTEALPVLAERATTALLTQLGPGARPTPPRASGPADGTNPPGPEGTTGPGALPADDPAAVTAALSRHPGVRAAVLTALDRAAETGDPAALAAVVRTALPDADLTATPHLRMGAMHWQKGDDPVRVFHTLVAEAGPEHRGHPAILRTAHRLVWGNRTLTTGHARLLVNELPPDRLEPSGIAELATRAALSAPADDIDAPQLAADLLYYAVLPIEARTRSALSLLALAGRIVDDTAPPGFTEQAVTFCRTADPVEESIARRVGTVIAERLLSSRPHPGELEQLARSEQPALLAAYQAVATSDTIRDRLRVSPTYLASCYIHWSSGRSLNPAWESTRTALLSDVLRPIVRKLPPETIAQITSELERPGGRWAAEFRDWSRPGRMARFGGRLLGRKAADQPGTGTIPPGEERLR, encoded by the coding sequence ATGAACCGACCCGGAATCCTGCCCCAACTGCACTACACATCGGCCGCCCCGGGCCCCGACGGCTCCGGCTTCCGGTTCACCGCCGTGAGCGACACCGTGCCCGCCAACCTGCTCCGCGAGATCGAACAGCTCGTCGGCTACGAACCGCCGCCCGACGCCCCCAGCCGGCCCAGCGCCGGCGAACTCGCCGCCTTCCCGACCGCGTTCACCCACAGCACCCTCTCCGACGGCAGCCGGCTGCTGTGCCACAGCGTCTACACCGGTGCCGACTACAGCGGGCGCTACGGCAACTTCCACGCCCACGCCGTCTGGCTCCCCAGCGGCGCCCCCGTTCCCGGGGGCCGGCTTCCGGTGGAACTGTGGCACTCCCCGTCCTGGGCGTCGGCGACTCCCGCGACCGGCCGGCCCGACCCGCTACCCGAACTGCGACCGGGGCAGCACCTCGATCGCACCGGACTGACCGCGTTCGCCGTGTCCCGGGCCGACCGGCTGCCCGCCTTCCTCGCCGACGTACGCACCCTGCTCACCGTCCCCGACGCCCCCCAGCTCATCCTGGCCGAGGCCGAACCCCACGACGTCATGCAGTGGGTCGCCCTGGCCAGTGCGGTGCTCCCACGGGAGCTCGTGACCACGCTCACCTTCACCTCGTACACCCGCCGCCCCCTCCAGGCCACCCAGCAGATCATCGGCATCCGCCCGGAACCCGGCTCGGGGCAGCACATCGGCAACGACCACCGGTACCGGGTGTACGACGTCTCGTCCCCGCAGCCGCCGGCCGCCGTCGACGATCCCTGGGCCGCGGTCGCCGCCCGCATCTGGCGGGCCGGACTGCCCCAGCTCTTCGCCTCCGCAGCCGCACTGCCCGTCGAACGCGCCGCCGACGGCCCCTTCGACCACGCCCGGCTCGCAGCGGTCGCCGCGGCCGAATGCGTGGCGCTGGACTCCATGAGCCGGGCCGGGGCAGCCCGTTGGGCGCATCGCCACGGACAGGGCGAGGACGCAGACTTCTGGGGCCCGTTGCTGGTCACCATCGCGGAAGGGGGCGGCGGCCGGACGAGTGCCGAATGGCTCGCGCTCAGACCCCTGTCCGCACGGTTCGCCCGGATCACCGGACATCCCGCCGTGGGCGTGCTCCGAGACGACCTCCGCACCGCCCTGGCCGACCTCGCCGGCCACCCACTGGATCTGGTCCTCGCCCTCCTCGACCTCGCCGACGCCCTCGCCGTCCCGACCACCGAAGCCCTCCCGGTGCTCGCCGAGCGGGCCACGACCGCCCTCCTCACCCAACTCGGCCCCGGCGCGCGCCCCACACCGCCCCGTGCCAGTGGCCCCGCGGACGGTACGAACCCCCCGGGTCCGGAAGGCACCACCGGCCCGGGCGCCCTCCCGGCAGACGACCCGGCCGCCGTCACCGCCGCACTCAGCCGCCACCCCGGTGTCCGGGCCGCCGTCCTCACCGCACTGGACCGGGCAGCCGAAACCGGTGACCCCGCCGCACTCGCCGCCGTCGTGCGAACGGCCCTGCCCGACGCCGACCTCACCGCCACCCCGCATCTTCGGATGGGCGCCATGCACTGGCAGAAGGGCGACGACCCCGTCCGGGTCTTCCACACCCTGGTCGCCGAAGCCGGCCCCGAGCACCGCGGCCACCCCGCGATCCTGCGCACCGCCCACCGGCTGGTCTGGGGCAACCGCACCCTCACCACCGGCCACGCCCGGCTCCTCGTCAATGAACTCCCACCCGACCGGCTGGAACCCTCCGGGATCGCCGAGCTCGCCACCCGCGCCGCACTCAGCGCACCCGCAGACGACATCGACGCCCCACAACTGGCCGCCGACCTCCTGTACTACGCCGTCCTTCCCATCGAGGCCCGCACCCGCAGCGCCCTCTCCCTCCTCGCCCTCGCCGGTCGCATCGTCGACGACACCGCCCCGCCCGGGTTCACCGAGCAGGCCGTCACCTTCTGCCGCACCGCGGACCCCGTGGAGGAGTCCATCGCCCGGCGCGTCGGCACCGTCATCGCCGAACGGCTCCTCTCCAGCCGACCGCACCCAGGGGAACTCGAACAACTCGCCCGCTCCGAGCAACCCGCGCTCCTGGCCGCCTACCAGGCCGTCGCCACCAGTGACACCATCCGCGACCGGCTGCGCGTATCACCCACCTACCTCGCCTCCTGCTACATCCACTGGTCCAGCGGACGCAGCCTCAACCCCGCCTGGGAGAGCACTCGCACCGCGTTGCTCTCCGACGTACTGCGGCCCATCGTGCGAAAGCTGCCCCCCGAGACCATCGCCCAGATCACAAGCGAACTGGAACGGCCCGGGGGCCGTTGGGCGGCCGAGTTCCGCGATTGGAGCCGACCGGGCCGCATGGCCCGCTTCGGCGGTCGTCTGCTGGGTCGCAAGGCCGCCGACCAGCCCGGAACCGGCACCATCCCGCCCGGTGAGGAGCGCCTTCGATGA